One region of Labilithrix sp. genomic DNA includes:
- a CDS encoding type II toxin-antitoxin system PemK/MazF family toxin has product MKLDRGSIVLVELDPTVGHEQRDVRPCIAVSDPAVNADQRFPLIAVVPVTGTPGVGSMYPELAPGKSGLIKTSYALIDHLRSIDKRRIRRVFGRIAKDELAAVAQGIQLFLGLDA; this is encoded by the coding sequence GTGAAGCTCGATCGCGGGAGCATCGTGCTGGTCGAGCTCGATCCCACGGTGGGTCACGAGCAGCGCGACGTGCGCCCCTGCATCGCCGTGAGCGATCCCGCGGTAAACGCCGACCAGCGGTTCCCGCTGATTGCCGTCGTGCCGGTCACGGGCACGCCCGGCGTGGGTTCGATGTACCCCGAGCTCGCGCCCGGCAAGAGCGGGCTCATCAAGACCTCGTACGCGCTCATCGACCACCTGCGCTCCATCGACAAGCGCCGTATCCGCCGCGTGTTCGGTCGCATCGCGAAGGACGAACTGGCTGCCGTCGCTCAAGGCATTCAGCTCTTCCTCGGCCTCGACGCCTAA